Within the Haloarcula sp. CBA1127 genome, the region GGACGCCCCGGATGCCGATTTCGCCTGCCGCCTCAAAGGCGCGGTCCGCGTGAGCGACCGAGAGGTGGTCGATACAGGTCGTGGTCCCGCTTTCGATCATCTCCAGATAGCCCAGTTTCGCCGCGACCTCCATCTCCTCGGCTGTCAGGGAGGCTTCCATCGGCAGAATATAGTCGAATAGCCAGTCGAGCAGTTCCGTATCGTCGGCGATACCACGGCCGAGACTCTGTACGGAGTGGATGTGGCCGCCGACGAGTCCCGGCAACAGCACGTCGTATGACTGGTGTTCGTGGTCGGCGTACTGCGATTCGAGTTCGGCACGTGGACCCACAGCCTCGATACGGTCCCCGGAGACGACGACCGCCCCGTCCTGCAGGACGGTCTCAGAATCCGCAACGACAGTCCCAGTGAGTAGCATACGTCCTGCAAGACGGTCTCTACATAAAGAAGGTCCTCATATCGGGACGACCGCCGAGTGCAGACAACCCGGCCACAGACGTGTGGCACTCCGTGTGTCGCGTGTGCTTGGCAGTGACCTCAGCTTTGCGAGCCGTTCCGTGTCCGTTTTTCACGAGTGATGTATCTGGTGAGGCGGGTCTGGGTACGAAACGAATCCACGCTGGCGAGTCGCTGAACGAGACGAGTGTTTGTCTCGTACTGCTCAGTAAACAGTTCGGGGTACTCCGACAGTAGCCTGTCGCCGATGTCGATTATCTCCTGGGGGTCGGCCTGCATGGGTGTGAGAATCGCGGAGTATAGCTGTTAACTGCTTTGCTCACAAAAATACCACGTGTGGCTCGTACTGTTGGCTGTCTCACTTGGGAGAGATTTGCGACCCCCGGGGGTGGAGAAATACGCCACAGACGAACAGCCGACAGTGTCAGTTATCCATCGATGGCTTTGGTGGCGTGTGTCGCTTGTGCCGCGTGCTGGCACACCACTGAATCGTACGCTCAACGACAGATTCGCTAACGCCGACCTTGTCAGCCACCGCCGACGCGGAACAGCCTCTATCAATCGCGAAGTGGAGGACGCTGTCGAGGTCTCGCTGGTCGATACCCAGTTCCGCCGCATCAGTTGCACCAGTGTGCTCCATCGGATGTGGGGACTGGTCGAGGAGGTCCGATGGAACCGCAAGTGCATCAGCTAGAGCCTCGACCTCAGTTCTATAGAGGTCGCCAAACAGCGACAGGTCAACGCCGTTCTCGCCGTGTTTCGCAACGGAGCCCAGCAGTCGATCAGTCCGGGAAACGGTCCCGACGACGAGTTCGTTCCTGGTGTTTGCGACGTAGTACTTACACGCCATCCGGAAGCGTTCGCCGGCGTTTTGCATCGCCACGAGGTCGTCGGTCGGTCCACCGGTCTCACCGACGACTCGCTGGAACGCCGTCAGCACTGGCTGCAGATTGAGCCGGTGGCAGTCGATGTCAAGTAGCGATGCAACGGTTTCAGCCGTCCGCGCAGGCCCCTCGTCGCTTAGCTGTACTGGCATCACCAATCCAGTCACGTAGTCGGCCCCGATGCCGTCGACAGCCAGCGCCGCCGCAACTGTCGATTCGATGCTGCCGTCGAGCGGAACGACCAGTCCGTTAGCCTCCGCCTCCGTGATCTTGTTCTCCAGAAACACCGGAAGGAGTCCCTGTATCCGTCTGGTCGCTGCCGTCGACGTCGCCAATCCGTGTTCCTCACGCGGGAGTTTGAGCGTGTGAGGGTGCGTCGCTTTACTCACAGGCCACTCCCCCGCTTGCAACTCTGGACATACTCGGAGATGCAACTAGCGAAGCGCGTGCATCCAACCAACCTAATCATATTAGAAAGTAGGTCACTTATATCGTATAACTGTTGTCGACAAACGTCATGGGTGTCTTCAGTAGCCTCAATACACCTTATATATTATCCCGAGCCATCTCACATTATAGGCGACTCTATAAATCAAACCAAAATAATATACGGTCCATAACCGACAGAGCATACAATAATACTCAGAAGATTGTACACTCATTAGATTTAGGACGGAGGTGGAAGGGGCACTTCGAGGCGAAAATACACCCCAACAATTCAGCCCGGCATCCAGTAAACCACGTTCTAAGAGGGACGCAACATGCACCAGTCATAGAATACAGCACGGGACATCAGGCTCCCTTATGTCGCCGGTTTGGTGGTTTCCATGGACTGCTCAGTGACGACCAGTTCACGGTTGACAATCCAGTCGACGATCGTACTGTTGTCTAGCCGATCCGAGATGACATCGCCGTCTGCTGTGTCACGTCTGATTTTGTAGGAATCCATCGTATTCCGGTTCTCTGAGACAGCTTCGACAGCTTCGATTCGCTCGTCAGTCACGGTGTTACGATACGTGACGCCGGGGACGAAGCTGACAGTCGGGACATCAGTCGGCCAGTCCCAGTCAAACTGCTTGTGGTACTGGTCGAACTGCCACACGAGACGGGCGGCAGAAGGTTCTGTTTCGACCGACTCAGTAGCTGCCGCCTCCAGTGTTCGATCCCAGTAGTCTATCACGCAGGCTTTGAGATCCGCCTGGAGCTGTCCCTCGATCATCTTCTGTTCGATGGGATACCGCAGTTCAATAGCGACGATGGCGTGACTGTCGAGATGGGTAAGACATCGCTGACACTCCATCTCAAACACGGAGAGGCCAAGCGGTTGCTCGACCGTGAGATGGACGAGTTCGTTCCCACAGTTCGGACACCACAGGAACAACACGTCGTCGTGGCTCCCAGTTAGTTCCGCCAGCACAGTCAGATCGTCGAACGGCTTGTCGATGTCGGCATCCTGTGGCTGTCCGAGCTCGCTTGTCGCTGTACTGGAGGCGTCGTCGGTGTACTTCGCGAGTTTGCGGTCTTTGAGCAGTGTTTTGATGACCGAATCGTATGACGAGTGTGACTCCGCGTTTCGTATTTTCCGCAATTTATCTTTCGTCCAATCTTTTACCCGAATGGTCGCCATCTGATTGTAGAACAGCCCTACTACTAATAGTATTTTTGTATGATTATCCTAAAATTGAAAATACTCTTAGAGAATATGTTCCATTCTTCGACGACAGAGGTATGCAGTCAAGCAAGGGTATCGGTGTCAGTAATGGGCGACACTCCGGTTTGATGGGGTGTCAGTCGGCCGAGGCCTGTTTCTCGTTCGCAACGGTCCACTGGGTCGGGTCGATCTCGCGTCCGTCGAAGGCTGTGTATTCCGGGTACGCAGTAAACACCAGATACTCTGTTCCCTGCTGCAAGTACTCAATAAGGGTGTGGAGATTGTCGTCGTCAAGGCCGCCAAGGCCATCGACGAGCAGAAGTGGCACAGCGTCGCCGACATCGAACGATTGCCGACCGGCCAGCGCTGCTACAAAGCCGATGAGTTCGAGTTCACCCTCGCTGAGGGCATCTAAGCTCGCTTCCTGGCCGTCGCGGGCGACCACAATATCGAAGTCAGCGGTGAGTCGAGCCGTTTCGAACCCTGTCCCGAATCGTGAGAGTATATCCTTCATCGCGGTGTCGAACGCTTTCCGTGCCTCACGCTTGGTTCGGTCTTTCCGGTTTCGAAGTTCCGCGAGGTCGTCACGGACGGATTCGAGGTCGGTTTCGAGCGTGTCGACGCGGGCCGCTCTTGTTTCGAGTTGCGCCAGTTCGTCGGCGGTGTCTTCGAGTTCGGCCTCGCGATATTTGATCTCACTTTCGACGTCCGAAAGCTCCGCCACGGCCGCATCAACGTGATCGGAAAGTTGCTCCACGTCCGCCTGGGCCTGTTCGAGCCTGTTTCTGGCTGCGTCGAAGCTCTGTTTCCGGTCGGCCAACGTCGCCTCTAGCTCAGCGATGTCTTCCTCTAGGTCGGCCTTTCGACGGCGGGCCTGGCTGATCTCCTCGCGCTGTGTTTCCAGTTCCTCGACAGTATCTCGGTAGGTCTCCTTCTGGGCCCGAAGCGCCGTGAGTTCGCTGCCGAGTGCGTCCAGTTGGTCGGCCAAATCTGCTCGTGTGGTCTCACTGCCGCAGGTCCAGCAGGTGACAGTGTCCTCGTCGATATCGCGCTTCACCTCGGTAAGCAGGTCAATCCGGTCCTCGCTGAGTACCATCTCGGTGGCGGAGTAGACGGACTGCAGTACTTCGGCGTCTCGCTCTACTTGTGAGAGTCTCTCCCGTGCCTCAGAGAGTTTGTCTTCAACAGCATCGTACTCCGGAATTTCGAGAGCATCGAGAGCGTCCTGACGTTCCGAGAGACGCTGTTCCGTCCGCTCGATACTTTGCTCAAGTCGTTCGACGCGGTTTTTCTCCTGGTTCTGTTCAGTCCGTGCTTGGCTGAGTTGACGGCGAACCGACTCCGAACTGTCGTCGCTTCCTGCCTCACTGTCGAACGTCTCGCGTTTGGCCCGCAGGTCTTCGATCTCGTTTTCCAGCCGTGTCACTTTCTCTTGCACGCTGGGGATCCGCTTTTTCGCCTCACGCGCCTGCGTGAGTTCCGTTTCGATCTGTTCGCGCTCCCGCTGTAATGTCTCGATCTGTGAGTCGATGTTCTGGAAGTCGAGCGGCCGCAACAGCACGTCCTCGAGGTTTTCACCTGTCCGGACAGCGCGACGGACTTCGTTACGCTCGTCCAAGCACGCGAACAGTTCAGCACGGATTACGTCGTACTCGTCGCTGAGGTACGGCTCGCCGTGCCGGACCACGGTACCGTTCTCTCGGGTAAGCGTCACGTCGTAGACGCCTGTCGGTGTTTCTAGATGTACTGTCCCGCTTTCTGCCCCTTCGGTCAATTCTGTGGAGGTGCCAAGGGCCGTTTTGATTGATTCGATAAAGCTCGATTTCCCCTGCCAGTTCGAACCACGGACGACGTTCAATCCCGGCTCTACCGTCGCCGACCCGTCAAGTATACCCGCGATTCGTTCGATTTCGATGTTCCAGGTCATGAGTTGTGTGTTGACAGATCCGCACTCCGGTGTTGCTTGCAGACGTACCCACGTTCGAGTGCAACATCGAACGGAACACGGGTCGGACAGTCTGGACATCCAAGTTGTATCTGGGCCTCAATCTCCGCGGTGTCACCGCCGTCGATATCACCCTTCTTCGCGAGCGAGGACAGTGCCGTTTCGGCCTTTCGTTCGACGACCGTTTTGGCCGTTGCCACGCTCTCTTGCTCCCAGTTAGTTGTCGCCTTCCTGGACTCTTTTTCACCGTCCAAACAGTCGTTGAGGTGCGTTCGCATCGTTCCCCACGACACCATATCGTCGTGAAGCGATGCTCCCGGGATACCCGTAGCTTGCAGTCGCTCGATGAGTTCGTCCCGTCGCAAGTCGTCATCGCCTCGTAACGTCTCGTAGTCGCTGTCTACACGCGTATCAAGGGTTTCACGCCCGTGTTCAGTATAGACCTGTTTAAGCAGCCGTTTGTTGAACCACGCTGTCAGCGACCGATACCCCATTTCGGTTCGGTCATCAGCGCCCGTCCAGCGTGCGAGCAGGCCGTCGTCAAGGGAGTCATAGACTGGGTCTGCCAATGCCAACCCGTACTTGTCGATAACCGCGTCTACTTTGCAACCGGAGTCAGCAGCCATTATCCGGTTTTTTCGGCCTGCTCAGTAATAGTTTTTGACGGCCGGTGTACGCATAGTGTAGGTTTGTCCTGTATAATACACACCCTAAGCGTGTACTTTCGAAATGGACTAACAGGGTGTGTTTGTAAAAGAACAATATTATCATAGTTTCGTAATTTAGGGAATAATAATTTTTGTCTGATATTTCGGACACACTATTATACGATAATCACACACAGAACTAAATTCGAGTCGTCAGTCAATCCCCCGACAGTGGTCGCTTCAGAACGCACCACGTCCGTAAAATAGTCCAAGAGAAAGTGTATTTCAAAACACACAAAGTTTCGAGGTATGTCATATTCCGATAAAATAGGGAAAACACTAGTGCGGAGAGTGCAGTATCCATATACATTCTAAAATATGAGCTACCTACTAATTTGGAGAGTAGACCGAATTCCTCGCGAGAAGCGGTTACTGCTAACAGACGTAGAACTATGCAGCGTTGGGACCAAGTCAAACGTTTATACGGACTGTTGCGTAAGTAGTGTAGTATGCGGAAGTTGGCCGGTGAGACTGGACCGGCACCAACGGATAGTGGAACGGCAGCCTCGAAAATCAAGGTGCTGTTAGTCGATGACTACGGAGAGTTCCGGCGGACGACAGCGGAACTGCTCGAACACGAGAACGACCGTATCGATGTCATCGAGGCCGCAAGCGTCGAGGATGCGCTCAGCTACTTCGATTCCGAGTCGATCGACTGTATCGTCAGTGACTACGAGATGCCCGAAACTGACGGGATTGAATTCGTAGAAACGGTTCGACAGTCTAACGGTGACCTCCCATTTATCCTGTTGACAGGCCAGGGGAGCGAAAAACTCGCCAGCGAAGCGGTTTCAGCGGGCGTCACCGATTACTTCGTCAAGGGCGGCGGGCCAGAGCAGTACGCGGTGCTCACAAACAGGATAGAGAACGCGGTGGAATCACACCGGTTCCGCCGAGAAACAGCGCGACTATCGCGAATCAATTCACTATTCAGGGAAATAAATCGCCAAGTGTTGAGGGCGTCAACAGCCGAGGAGATCAAAGCGGCTGTCTGTGAGATTCTGACACGTTCGGATGCCTACCAGTTCGCCTGGATCGGCGAAAAAAACGAGGCGGGTGATATCGTCCCCACGGCGGGCGGTGGCGACGCACTCGAATACGTCGAAGCGATGCTCTCCCGCTATGGCCGCTCAGTTTTCGATGACGGGCCGTTCGGCCATGCGATCGAAACCGGCGAACATCAAGTAGCGTCAGATATCCGGACTGAATCGTCTGTCCAGCCGTGGCACGAGCTCGTATCGGAGTACGGGTTCCGGTCGATGATCGTTCTCCCGATCCAGTACACAGGATCAGTACAGAGCGTGATTTCGATATACGCGGACACGCCTTTCGCGTTTGACGAGGCGGAGCAGACAGTGCTGACAGAGCTTGCGGAAATTGTCGCCGATGGCCTTCATTCAACAGCAACGCGTGCCGAACTAGAAATGCGGGAAGAGGTCCTGCGAACAATTACCGAAGTGTTCACAGCGCGGGACGGAGCGCTACAGGAGCAGATAGCGGATCTCATGCAAGTCGGTCGCAGCGTGCTTGGAACCGAGTACGCGACACTCTCTCACGTCAACGGGATGGAATACGATTTCGAAGTGCTCCAGACACCTGACGAAACGATTTTTTCAGGCGGAACTATTCCGTTGTCGGAAACCCCCTGTGCGAAAGCTATCGCGAACGAGGAGACGGTCGTGATGACAGACGTCGATGCCGAATGCGGCGAAGCTGACCGAGACCACATATGGGATGACGAAGTCAATCAGTATCTCGGAACGCCACTCACTGTGGGCGGTAGCATATACGGGACGCTCTGTTTCTATGGGTCCGGGACGAGCGGGTCAGAGTTCTCAGACTGGGACGTGACACTCGTAGACCTTCTGAGCAAGTGGATCGGGAACGAACTACAGACACAGCGGGCTGAGATGGGTTTTACACAGTTGTACGAAACGGCGACAGATCTCTTGGGCGTGACTTCAGAGGAGGAAGCCGCACAAATTGTCGTCTCGCGGACCCGTGATGTCATCGGTCTTCCTGAGGTCGTGCTGTACGCGTTCGACAGCGATACAAACACCTTTCGCCCGCTTTCGGCCACGGAGACCGAGGAGCAACAAGCTATCCCAGCGGACGGTGATAGCTTCGTGAGTTCGGCCTTTTTCACCGAGGAAACTATCGTTTGCGACGGAAACTCGGCCTCGAAAGCAGGCGAGGACGCGATGACTGACGGAAAGGCCGTGTTTGTCCCGCTGGGCGACCATGGAGTGCTTCGAGCGGGCGACACTATCGGCGGCGAGTTCGATACCCAGACTCGTCGAATTACCGAACTCCTCGGGGCGACTATTCGAACGGCGTTCGATAGGCTGAACTACGAGACGGAACTCGAAGATAGGCAGCGCGACCTAGAGCAACAGACGGTGCAGCTCGAGCAGATGAATCGGTTGACAGAGCTGAGTCAGAAAATTCACGAGCGAGTGCTCAGGGCAGACAGTCGGTCAGAAATAGAGCAAGCAGTGTGTGACCAGTTGGTCGCGTCCGACATCTGTTCGTTTGCGTGGATCGGGGAATACGAATCCGATACCGACCGAGTCACGCCACGGACGTGGGCAGGAACCGACCGTGGCTTTCTGGAAGAATCCCGAACGCCCTCCAATGAGACACCGCCTCCACCAGCAGTCCAGACAGCCCGGACTAACGAACAGACGCTGAACAACAACATCGCGGACGGGCTCAGGGGGAAAGGGTGGCAACGGCGGCTACTGGAACGGGGGTTCCAGTCAGTCGTCAGCATTCCACTTAGCTATCAGCAACTCTCCTACGGCATCCTGACTGTGTACGCGAAAACGCCGGACGTTTTCGATCTGCCAACTCAGTCAGTACTCGAAGAGGTAAGTGAAACGGTCGGGTACGCCATCAACAGCATTGAGACAAAGCAGGGGCTCGTCGCGGATC harbors:
- a CDS encoding GAF domain-containing protein, encoding MRKLAGETGPAPTDSGTAASKIKVLLVDDYGEFRRTTAELLEHENDRIDVIEAASVEDALSYFDSESIDCIVSDYEMPETDGIEFVETVRQSNGDLPFILLTGQGSEKLASEAVSAGVTDYFVKGGGPEQYAVLTNRIENAVESHRFRRETARLSRINSLFREINRQVLRASTAEEIKAAVCEILTRSDAYQFAWIGEKNEAGDIVPTAGGGDALEYVEAMLSRYGRSVFDDGPFGHAIETGEHQVASDIRTESSVQPWHELVSEYGFRSMIVLPIQYTGSVQSVISIYADTPFAFDEAEQTVLTELAEIVADGLHSTATRAELEMREEVLRTITEVFTARDGALQEQIADLMQVGRSVLGTEYATLSHVNGMEYDFEVLQTPDETIFSGGTIPLSETPCAKAIANEETVVMTDVDAECGEADRDHIWDDEVNQYLGTPLTVGGSIYGTLCFYGSGTSGSEFSDWDVTLVDLLSKWIGNELQTQRAEMGFTQLYETATDLLGVTSEEEAAQIVVSRTRDVIGLPEVVLYAFDSDTNTFRPLSATETEEQQAIPADGDSFVSSAFFTEETIVCDGNSASKAGEDAMTDGKAVFVPLGDHGVLRAGDTIGGEFDTQTRRITELLGATIRTAFDRLNYETELEDRQRDLEQQTVQLEQMNRLTELSQKIHERVLRADSRSEIEQAVCDQLVASDICSFAWIGEYESDTDRVTPRTWAGTDRGFLEESRTPSNETPPPPAVQTARTNEQTLNNNIADGLRGKGWQRRLLERGFQSVVSIPLSYQQLSYGILTVYAKTPDVFDLPTQSVLEEVSETVGYAINSIETKQGLVADRAVELQLEATESDDIIHRIAGVVDTEITFEGIVPQGDTSCIVFFSTDAPPDDLQACLDTLPRIERLECLTDTEDTSLFEATVSGTQLALTVAEQGGAPQLIQSDGETLEIQLEVPQTVDIRQLIAELRRSCPDIELVGRHKRERGVQTRESFHSELTAQLTPRQFEVLLAAFYSGFYQSPRDKTGQEIADTLDISQPTFSHHLRVAIRKLLEQLFSEGGTTQHLDR
- the rdfA gene encoding rod-determining factor RdfA — encoded protein: MAADSGCKVDAVIDKYGLALADPVYDSLDDGLLARWTGADDRTEMGYRSLTAWFNKRLLKQVYTEHGRETLDTRVDSDYETLRGDDDLRRDELIERLQATGIPGASLHDDMVSWGTMRTHLNDCLDGEKESRKATTNWEQESVATAKTVVERKAETALSSLAKKGDIDGGDTAEIEAQIQLGCPDCPTRVPFDVALERGYVCKQHRSADLSTHNS
- the nadE gene encoding NAD(+) synthase, coding for MSKATHPHTLKLPREEHGLATSTAATRRIQGLLPVFLENKITEAEANGLVVPLDGSIESTVAAALAVDGIGADYVTGLVMPVQLSDEGPARTAETVASLLDIDCHRLNLQPVLTAFQRVVGETGGPTDDLVAMQNAGERFRMACKYYVANTRNELVVGTVSRTDRLLGSVAKHGENGVDLSLFGDLYRTEVEALADALAVPSDLLDQSPHPMEHTGATDAAELGIDQRDLDSVLHFAIDRGCSASAVADKVGVSESVVERTIQWCASTRHKRHTPPKPSMDN
- a CDS encoding archaea-specific SMC-related protein, which codes for MTWNIEIERIAGILDGSATVEPGLNVVRGSNWQGKSSFIESIKTALGTSTELTEGAESGTVHLETPTGVYDVTLTRENGTVVRHGEPYLSDEYDVIRAELFACLDERNEVRRAVRTGENLEDVLLRPLDFQNIDSQIETLQREREQIETELTQAREAKKRIPSVQEKVTRLENEIEDLRAKRETFDSEAGSDDSSESVRRQLSQARTEQNQEKNRVERLEQSIERTEQRLSERQDALDALEIPEYDAVEDKLSEARERLSQVERDAEVLQSVYSATEMVLSEDRIDLLTEVKRDIDEDTVTCWTCGSETTRADLADQLDALGSELTALRAQKETYRDTVEELETQREEISQARRRKADLEEDIAELEATLADRKQSFDAARNRLEQAQADVEQLSDHVDAAVAELSDVESEIKYREAELEDTADELAQLETRAARVDTLETDLESVRDDLAELRNRKDRTKREARKAFDTAMKDILSRFGTGFETARLTADFDIVVARDGQEASLDALSEGELELIGFVAALAGRQSFDVGDAVPLLLVDGLGGLDDDNLHTLIEYLQQGTEYLVFTAYPEYTAFDGREIDPTQWTVANEKQASAD